A single window of Pseudarthrobacter psychrotolerans DNA harbors:
- the gcvH gene encoding glycine cleavage system protein GcvH — translation MAKVAAELKYSAEHEWIAFDGSGPSVVGVSAVAAEALGDIVYVDLPEVGSTVTAGETCGEIESTKSVSDLYSPVTGEVTEINDGAVSDPALINSDPYGAGWLFKVTVESEGPLLSAQEYAEVNGGEL, via the coding sequence ATGGCTAAGGTTGCCGCTGAACTGAAGTACTCCGCCGAGCACGAGTGGATCGCCTTTGATGGCTCTGGGCCGTCCGTTGTTGGCGTGTCCGCTGTCGCCGCTGAGGCGCTGGGCGACATCGTCTACGTGGACCTGCCCGAGGTTGGCTCCACGGTGACCGCGGGGGAGACCTGCGGCGAGATCGAGTCCACCAAGTCCGTCTCTGACCTGTACTCCCCGGTCACGGGCGAGGTCACGGAAATCAACGACGGCGCCGTGAGCGATCCTGCACTGATCAACTCCGATCCCTACGGTGCCGGCTGGCTGTTCAAGGTCACCGTTGAGTCCGAGGGTCCGCTGCTGTCCGCGCAGGAATACGCCGAAGTAAACGGTGGCGAACTGTGA
- the gcvT gene encoding glycine cleavage system aminomethyltransferase GcvT, with the protein MTENYTALYEEHKKLGASFTDFGGWQMPLKYSSELAEHHAVRNAAGLFDLSHMGEVWVSGLEAGAFLDYALVGKLSAIADGKAKYSLICNADGGIIDDLIVYRFGDEKYLVVPNAGNAPTVAVALAERAVAFNVKVEDASAITSLIAVQGPKAEAILLKLTAEAQHALVTDLKYYAFNELTVAGHNVILARTGYTGEDGFELFVPNDGAASLWASVAEAGAEFGIVPCGLASRDSLRLEAGMPLYGNELSLEGSPFEAGLGGVVALKSKEGDFVGRSALEAAKEAGSKRKLVGLKGLGRRAGRGHYPVLKDGAVVGEVTSGQPSPTLGHPVAMAYVDVEHAEIGTALDIDLRGKAEPFEVVALPFYKRQK; encoded by the coding sequence ATGACTGAGAACTACACTGCTCTCTACGAAGAGCACAAGAAACTCGGCGCTTCCTTCACCGATTTCGGTGGCTGGCAGATGCCCCTGAAGTACAGCTCCGAGCTGGCCGAGCACCACGCGGTGCGCAACGCCGCCGGCCTGTTCGACCTCTCCCACATGGGCGAAGTCTGGGTCTCCGGCCTGGAAGCCGGCGCGTTCCTGGACTACGCACTGGTGGGCAAGCTCTCCGCCATCGCGGACGGCAAGGCCAAGTACTCCCTCATCTGCAACGCCGACGGCGGCATCATCGATGACCTCATCGTCTACCGTTTTGGCGACGAGAAGTACCTCGTGGTCCCCAACGCGGGCAACGCCCCCACGGTCGCCGTCGCCCTGGCCGAACGCGCCGTGGCTTTCAACGTCAAGGTGGAGGACGCCTCCGCGATCACTTCGCTGATCGCGGTCCAGGGCCCCAAGGCCGAGGCCATCCTGCTCAAGCTGACCGCTGAGGCCCAGCACGCCCTGGTCACCGACCTGAAGTACTACGCGTTCAACGAGCTCACCGTGGCCGGCCACAACGTCATCCTGGCCCGCACCGGGTACACCGGCGAGGACGGCTTCGAGCTCTTTGTACCGAACGACGGCGCCGCTTCCCTGTGGGCGTCCGTCGCCGAAGCGGGGGCTGAGTTCGGCATCGTTCCGTGCGGCCTCGCCTCCCGCGATTCGCTCCGCCTCGAAGCCGGCATGCCGCTCTACGGCAACGAGCTTTCCCTCGAAGGGTCGCCGTTCGAGGCCGGCCTGGGTGGCGTTGTGGCACTCAAGAGCAAGGAAGGCGACTTCGTGGGCCGCTCCGCCCTGGAAGCCGCCAAGGAAGCCGGATCGAAGCGTAAGCTTGTGGGCCTGAAGGGACTCGGCCGTCGCGCCGGCCGCGGGCACTACCCGGTGCTCAAGGACGGCGCCGTGGTTGGCGAAGTCACCTCCGGCCAGCCCAGCCCCACCCTTGGCCACCCGGTCGCGATGGCCTATGTCGACGTCGAGCACGCCGAGATTGGCACCGCCTTGGACATCGATCTTCGCGGCAAGGCAGAGCCTTTCGAGGTTGTCGCCCTGCCGTTCTACAAGCGCCAAAAGTAA